One Chloroflexota bacterium DNA window includes the following coding sequences:
- a CDS encoding GGDEF domain-containing protein, giving the protein MALDQPTVALIVGIGLLLQALVIGAFLVFVRRYQGIRCFLFGTIGLGLGFLALALLPQASIVAITSSYILILSGLFGLSSGILRFIGAASSAKIYAICWLIVAAMLSLGAWLFADSGLIINLAMLIGSAGMAYTALQVFFQRTIPYQSASRLLALALSLKIAIVVLGLAYFWYSQRWPSLTTLKLGYSVLILLLSLLWTGGFAVMITQRMQCDLSALASIDVLTGIANRRAINEYLEQAIAKWRRNQQGFAVIMLDIDCFKQINDRYGHHAGDSVLRHIALVLSEQVRINDLIGRWGGEEFLLIVDADTIQQATLMAERLRQAIQQQPTVWNDQVIQHTVSIGIAVCGTHGFNEAQLLTAADLALYEAKETGKNRWIVYERRLLNQLDPALELANEGLIFDVDSSIYA; this is encoded by the coding sequence ATGGCGCTCGACCAGCCAACGGTTGCCTTAATTGTCGGAATTGGCTTGTTGCTCCAAGCATTAGTAATTGGAGCTTTTTTAGTCTTTGTTCGGCGCTATCAAGGAATTCGCTGCTTTTTGTTTGGCACGATTGGCTTAGGTTTGGGCTTTTTAGCCTTGGCGTTATTGCCCCAAGCCTCAATCGTAGCAATCACAAGTAGTTATATTCTGATTCTCAGTGGCTTGTTTGGGCTAAGCAGTGGCATTTTACGCTTCATTGGAGCCGCCAGCTCAGCCAAAATTTATGCGATCTGCTGGCTAATCGTTGCTGCAATGCTTAGTTTGGGAGCATGGTTGTTTGCCGATTCAGGCTTAATTATCAATTTGGCGATGCTGATCGGGAGTGCTGGAATGGCCTATACTGCACTCCAGGTGTTTTTCCAGCGCACCATCCCGTATCAAAGTGCTAGCCGATTATTGGCGTTGGCCTTGAGCCTCAAAATTGCGATTGTTGTTTTGGGCTTGGCCTATTTTTGGTATAGCCAGCGCTGGCCCAGCCTGACGACCTTGAAATTAGGCTATAGCGTGTTGATTTTGCTGCTTTCGCTGCTGTGGACTGGTGGCTTTGCGGTAATGATTACTCAGCGCATGCAATGTGATTTATCGGCCTTAGCCAGTATTGATGTCTTAACTGGCATCGCCAATCGCCGTGCAATCAACGAATATCTAGAGCAGGCAATTGCCAAATGGCGGCGCAATCAGCAGGGTTTTGCGGTAATCATGCTCGATATTGATTGTTTCAAGCAAATTAATGATCGCTATGGTCACCACGCAGGCGATTCTGTGTTGCGGCATATTGCCTTGGTGCTAAGCGAACAAGTGCGAATTAACGATCTAATTGGGCGCTGGGGTGGTGAAGAGTTTCTGTTAATTGTTGATGCCGATACGATTCAGCAAGCAACCTTGATGGCTGAACGCTTACGTCAAGCGATCCAACAGCAGCCAACCGTCTGGAATGATCAGGTGATTCAGCATACAGTCAGCATTGGGATTGCGGTATGTGGAACGCATGGCTTCAATGAAGCCCAATTGCTGACTGCTGCCGATTTAGCGCTTTACGAGGCCAAGGAAACTGGTAAAAATCGCTGGATTGTCTATGAGCGCCGTTTGTTGAACCAGCTTGATCCAGCCCTAGAATTGGCCAACGAAGGGCTTATTTTCGATGTTGATTCATCGATTTATGCCTAA
- a CDS encoding type 1 glutamine amidotransferase encodes MSHHLNGKRVAIIATHGFEQSELEEPKAALEQAGAKTHVISLKAGTIRGWKEQDWGSEVAVDYTLEQVNPADYDGLLLPGGVMNPDKLRRETSVLNFVRAMAEAGKPIAAICHGPWTLIDAGIAKGRMLTSYPTLQNDLKNAGAEWVDREVVVDNGLVTSRNPQDIPAFNRKFIEELGEGLHKQVG; translated from the coding sequence ATGAGTCATCATCTCAATGGTAAACGGGTGGCGATTATCGCAACTCATGGCTTTGAACAGAGCGAGCTTGAAGAACCCAAAGCGGCCTTAGAGCAAGCCGGAGCCAAAACCCATGTTATTTCGCTCAAGGCTGGCACGATTCGTGGCTGGAAAGAGCAAGATTGGGGCAGTGAAGTTGCTGTCGATTATACGCTTGAGCAAGTTAATCCTGCTGATTATGATGGGTTGTTGTTGCCTGGCGGCGTGATGAACCCCGATAAATTGCGGCGCGAAACCAGCGTTTTGAATTTTGTACGAGCCATGGCCGAAGCTGGCAAGCCAATTGCGGCAATTTGCCATGGCCCATGGACATTGATTGATGCTGGAATTGCCAAAGGCCGCATGCTCACATCGTACCCAACCTTGCAAAACGACCTGAAAAATGCGGGAGCCGAGTGGGTTGATCGCGAGGTCGTGGTCGATAATGGCCTGGTGACCAGCCGCAATCCCCAAGATATTCCCGCCTTCAATCGCAAATTTATTGAAGAATTAGGCGAAGGTTTACATAAACAAGTTGGCTAA
- a CDS encoding NUDIX domain-containing protein encodes MAQYLYGDRIAAQGRLMLGCSATLFDATRSKLLLTRRTDNGRWCLPGGAVDAGESVSEACVREVFEETGLTVQVVRLLGVYSNPHRMVRYADGNQYHVISMNFEVRLISGELGLSNETTEVGYFSQAEIDTMDLIDPHRERMAAIWSNDPIPTIA; translated from the coding sequence ATGGCCCAATATTTGTATGGTGATCGCATCGCTGCCCAAGGCCGCTTGATGCTTGGTTGTTCGGCAACCTTGTTCGATGCGACGCGCAGCAAGCTTTTATTGACCCGCCGCACCGATAACGGGCGCTGGTGTTTGCCTGGCGGAGCGGTCGATGCTGGCGAATCGGTCAGCGAGGCCTGTGTTCGCGAGGTTTTTGAGGAAACTGGGCTGACAGTGCAAGTTGTACGCTTGCTGGGAGTCTATAGCAATCCACATCGCATGGTGCGCTACGCCGATGGCAATCAATATCATGTCATTAGCATGAATTTTGAGGTGCGCTTGATTAGCGGCGAACTAGGATTAAGCAATGAAACCACCGAAGTGGGCTATTTCAGTCAAGCCGAAATTGATACTATGGATCTGATCGATCCACACCGTGAGCGTATGGCGGCGATTTGGAGCAACGACCCAATTCCAACGATTGCTTAA
- a CDS encoding response regulator — MVLVVDDSPFIRAFVAAALARIDVATCEAESVRAARAICHERTLEAVVVDFELPDEPGVALCREMQRLSNVPVVLMSGHSEDDVRAQFPLHQQPYFLAKPFTLNQIQGLIQQIIGVAC; from the coding sequence ATGGTCTTAGTTGTCGATGATTCGCCGTTTATTCGTGCGTTTGTGGCAGCAGCCCTAGCACGGATAGACGTGGCAACTTGCGAGGCTGAGAGTGTGAGGGCAGCGCGTGCCATCTGTCATGAGCGAACGTTGGAAGCAGTGGTGGTGGATTTTGAGTTGCCCGATGAGCCTGGGGTGGCCTTATGTCGCGAGATGCAACGGTTGAGTAATGTGCCAGTTGTACTGATGAGTGGACATAGCGAAGATGATGTGCGTGCTCAATTCCCCTTACATCAACAACCCTACTTCCTAGCCAAACCCTTTACCCTCAATCAAATTCAAGGGCTGATTCAGCAAATCATCGGCGTTGCCTGCTAA
- a CDS encoding FAD-dependent monooxygenase, with amino-acid sequence MGHDHALVIGASISGLATAHILSHYFAQVTIIERDSLPDSIEVRSGLPQARHLHLLLMRGARELETLFPGIGQELVAHGAQSVDLMNDYRYLMAGGWAKPHQSAHRTISASRPLYDWVLLQRLRQNPKIRIETQTDVLGLVGDLRHVRGINTKRRDTGVEQQFLAELLVDCSGRSSKLDQWLQALGCQAVPETVIASNVGYCSRLYAKPEGWNEWKGLFVRQRPLVNPRGAILTEIEGNRWMVTCGGFNEAKPPLDESEWLNWLNQLRSPILYELLSKAQPISPLVGFGRTENRQRHYEQISLPAGVVALGDAVCAFNPIYGQGISNATLGAILLSQHLKEQDRASAAWGQRFQQALAKSNQFPWSIAVGEDARYNASVKRSFGATLLRNYFDQINLASSNNPVVLNRFTPIVHMTGNPSGLLHPAMIWNVIKGRLKPQTTNPTPSIPTILSASQGA; translated from the coding sequence ATGGGCCATGATCATGCGCTGGTTATCGGCGCAAGCATTAGCGGTTTAGCGACCGCGCATATCCTCAGCCACTATTTTGCTCAAGTAACGATTATTGAACGTGATAGTTTGCCCGACTCGATTGAGGTTCGATCTGGTTTGCCGCAAGCTCGCCACCTGCATCTGTTGTTGATGCGCGGAGCGCGTGAGCTTGAAACGCTCTTTCCTGGCATTGGGCAAGAACTCGTGGCTCACGGCGCACAGTCGGTCGATTTGATGAATGATTATCGCTACTTGATGGCTGGTGGTTGGGCCAAACCGCATCAATCAGCCCATCGCACAATTTCGGCCAGCCGCCCGCTCTACGATTGGGTGCTGTTGCAGCGTTTACGCCAAAACCCCAAAATTCGGATCGAAACCCAAACCGATGTGCTTGGCTTGGTTGGGGATTTGCGCCATGTGCGGGGCATTAACACCAAGCGCCGCGATACTGGGGTTGAGCAACAATTTCTAGCCGAACTCTTGGTTGATTGTAGTGGGCGTTCATCCAAGCTTGATCAATGGCTACAAGCGCTGGGTTGCCAAGCAGTACCCGAAACCGTGATTGCCTCGAATGTTGGCTACTGCTCACGACTCTATGCCAAGCCCGAAGGCTGGAACGAATGGAAGGGCTTATTTGTGCGCCAGCGACCATTGGTTAATCCACGCGGCGCGATTTTAACCGAGATTGAAGGCAATCGCTGGATGGTGACCTGTGGTGGTTTTAATGAGGCCAAGCCACCCCTTGATGAGAGCGAATGGCTGAATTGGCTCAACCAATTGCGCTCGCCAATTTTGTATGAATTGTTGAGTAAGGCCCAGCCAATTAGCCCATTGGTTGGTTTTGGCCGTACCGAAAATCGCCAACGCCATTATGAGCAAATTAGCCTGCCTGCGGGAGTGGTGGCGTTGGGTGATGCTGTTTGTGCGTTTAATCCAATTTATGGACAAGGTATTAGCAATGCCACCTTGGGCGCGATCTTGCTGAGCCAGCATTTAAAAGAACAAGATCGGGCTTCGGCAGCCTGGGGTCAGCGCTTTCAACAAGCACTCGCTAAAAGCAATCAATTTCCTTGGAGCATTGCGGTGGGCGAAGATGCCCGCTATAACGCCAGCGTCAAGCGTTCGTTTGGCGCAACTCTGCTGCGCAACTACTTCGACCAAATTAACCTAGCATCAAGCAATAATCCGGTTGTGCTCAACCGCTTCACGCCGATTGTGCATATGACTGGCAATCCCAGTGGCTTACTGCACCCAGCGATGATCTGGAATGTTATTAAAGGTCGCTTGAAGCCCCAAACGACCAACCCAACGCCCTCGATCCCTACCATTCTCAGCGCTAGCCAAGGAGCGTAA
- a CDS encoding MFS transporter, with protein sequence MKRSPLLTIFLIAFVGTMSYGVVIPITPFYAQEFGASEVQVGMIVGSYALMQFIFAPILGQLSDRYGRRPLLILSLIGTVCSLLLFGFANSLIWLFVGRMFDGATGGNISIAQAYVSDITTDKDRARGMGMVGAALGLGFIAGPAIGALLSKDGNYQLPIFVAAGIAVLSLILTIVVLPEPERHAPQQGRTFNPMKLLAAVRKPNVGRLLSITLLINLAFVAFETTFALFAARRLEFGSHQTGYTLAGVGIVVAIVQGGLIRRLAARFGEATLIVSGSLLLALSLAGLGFIQNVWHLVAICIVLAVGEGLLTPSLSSLVSRNSPASERGENMGLYQSMSSLARIFAPLYATWMLSNVGEASPYLMGSVLVVAGALIAVGLSSAEPQAQPAH encoded by the coding sequence ATGAAACGCTCTCCACTTTTGACCATTTTTTTGATCGCGTTTGTTGGAACCATGAGCTATGGTGTGGTGATTCCGATCACGCCGTTTTATGCGCAGGAGTTTGGGGCTTCCGAGGTTCAGGTTGGCATGATTGTGGGCAGTTATGCCTTGATGCAATTTATCTTTGCCCCGATCCTTGGCCAATTATCCGACCGCTATGGTCGCCGCCCACTGCTCATTTTAAGTTTGATTGGTACAGTCTGTAGTTTGTTGCTATTTGGCTTTGCCAATAGCCTGATTTGGCTGTTCGTCGGGCGCATGTTCGATGGCGCAACTGGCGGCAACATCTCGATTGCTCAAGCCTATGTTAGCGATATCACCACCGACAAAGATCGTGCTCGCGGCATGGGCATGGTTGGGGCGGCACTTGGCTTAGGCTTTATCGCTGGGCCAGCTATCGGCGCGTTGCTCAGCAAAGATGGCAATTATCAGTTGCCAATTTTTGTAGCCGCAGGCATTGCAGTGCTCAGCCTGATTTTAACGATTGTGGTGTTGCCTGAGCCAGAGCGCCATGCACCCCAACAAGGCCGTACTTTTAACCCAATGAAACTGCTGGCGGCAGTTCGCAAGCCGAATGTTGGCCGTTTGCTCAGCATTACACTCTTGATCAACTTGGCGTTTGTGGCCTTTGAAACAACCTTTGCCTTGTTTGCGGCACGACGGTTGGAGTTTGGCTCGCATCAAACTGGCTATACTTTGGCCGGAGTTGGGATTGTGGTGGCGATTGTGCAAGGCGGCTTAATTCGGCGCTTGGCGGCGCGGTTTGGCGAAGCAACCCTGATTGTGTCAGGCTCGTTGCTGCTAGCACTTTCGTTGGCGGGCTTGGGTTTTATTCAGAATGTTTGGCATTTGGTGGCAATTTGTATTGTGCTGGCAGTTGGTGAGGGCTTGCTCACGCCATCGCTTTCGTCGTTGGTCAGCCGCAATTCACCTGCCAGTGAGCGTGGCGAGAATATGGGCTTGTATCAGTCGATGAGCAGTTTGGCGCGGATTTTTGCCCCGCTCTATGCCACGTGGATGCTCTCGAATGTTGGCGAAGCCTCGCCCTACCTGATGGGCAGCGTGTTGGTTGTGGCGGGCGCATTAATTGCCGTTGGTTTGTCTAGCGCCGAACCCCAAGCCCAGCCAGCACATTAG
- a CDS encoding DUF3224 domain-containing protein — MSTTAKATFSILEWDEKPFHEQAGEGKMTRAHVRYRYEGDLVGESTVEYLMAYPEVGDASYVGLQRFVGTLAGKTGSFVLQHIGTANQVDVFDQIEVVAGSATGELAGLRGHGKLTISGHAEGYPFAIEYEFV; from the coding sequence ATGAGCACTACTGCGAAGGCCACGTTTAGCATTCTCGAATGGGATGAAAAGCCTTTTCACGAGCAAGCAGGCGAAGGCAAAATGACTCGCGCCCATGTGCGTTATCGCTATGAAGGTGATCTAGTTGGCGAAAGCACAGTTGAGTATTTGATGGCCTACCCTGAAGTTGGCGATGCCAGTTATGTTGGCCTACAGCGCTTCGTTGGTACGTTGGCGGGTAAAACTGGTAGTTTTGTGTTGCAACATATCGGCACTGCCAATCAGGTTGATGTTTTTGATCAGATTGAGGTTGTAGCTGGCTCGGCCACTGGCGAGTTGGCTGGTTTGCGCGGCCATGGCAAACTGACGATCAGCGGCCATGCCGAGGGTTATCCATTTGCCATTGAATATGAATTTGTTTAA
- a CDS encoding FAD-dependent oxidoreductase: MLPKPITIDCLIVGGGIAGCACAVHLARHGWQVLVLERPPTRPQRFGESLAPAARPLVHELGLDLDREHSICPGNLAAWGSDALYHHDFLATPYGHGWHLNRPHFEQQLHQCCLGLGVTFSSASISYLERQPERWIIGVGEQLFQTRWLIDATGRARWLARRLGVQTQFDGPKQLGLVAMLEPQAQPWPDQRSLVEAVADGWWYVARVPQAQMATIFIGQPTTNQRQKLAQAEGWWQSLKRSTWAKQWLEQHQLCAQPYWVDASSSRLDRCYGNGWLAIGDAAMSYDPLAAHGITVGLTSARDAAQCLIAANQGSVAALYGYGHQLELAWHAYRQLRQQIYAQEQRWPDRPFWQPR; this comes from the coding sequence ATGCTGCCGAAGCCAATAACGATTGATTGTTTGATCGTTGGCGGCGGAATTGCTGGCTGCGCCTGTGCCGTGCATCTCGCACGGCATGGGTGGCAGGTGCTTGTGCTCGAACGCCCGCCTACACGGCCACAACGCTTTGGTGAAAGTTTAGCGCCTGCCGCTCGTCCGTTGGTGCACGAGCTTGGGTTAGATCTTGATCGAGAGCATTCGATTTGCCCAGGCAATCTGGCAGCTTGGGGATCAGATGCGCTCTATCATCATGATTTTTTGGCAACGCCCTATGGTCATGGCTGGCATCTCAATCGACCTCATTTTGAGCAGCAGCTCCACCAGTGCTGCCTTGGATTAGGCGTAACATTCAGTTCAGCGTCAATCAGCTACCTCGAACGCCAGCCCGAACGCTGGATTATTGGGGTTGGAGAGCAATTATTTCAAACGCGCTGGCTGATTGATGCCACTGGCCGAGCACGTTGGCTAGCACGGCGGCTGGGAGTACAAACCCAGTTCGATGGCCCCAAACAGCTCGGTTTGGTGGCGATGCTGGAGCCGCAAGCCCAGCCATGGCCGGATCAGCGGAGTTTGGTCGAGGCGGTAGCTGATGGTTGGTGGTATGTGGCGCGAGTGCCGCAAGCCCAAATGGCGACAATTTTTATTGGTCAACCAACCACCAACCAACGCCAAAAGCTTGCTCAGGCCGAGGGTTGGTGGCAATCGCTCAAGCGCAGCACTTGGGCCAAACAATGGCTTGAGCAACATCAGCTTTGTGCCCAACCATATTGGGTCGATGCCAGCAGCAGTCGTTTGGATCGCTGCTATGGCAATGGTTGGCTGGCGATCGGTGACGCGGCCATGAGCTATGATCCGCTGGCGGCGCATGGGATTACAGTTGGATTAACCAGCGCCCGTGATGCCGCCCAATGTTTAATCGCTGCCAACCAAGGCTCAGTTGCTGCGCTGTATGGCTATGGTCATCAGCTGGAATTGGCTTGGCACGCTTATCGTCAGCTTCGCCAACAGATCTATGCCCAAGAACAGCGCTGGCCTGATCGCCCATTTTGGCAACCACGCTAG
- a CDS encoding FAD-dependent monooxygenase encodes MRRDHAIVIGASIGGLLSARVLSDVYAKVTILERDTLPDGVQFRAGVPQGRQLHLLLMRGLLELEKLFPKLREDMKALGGNELDLMNDCRYLFAAGWAEPRPSDYRSIIATRPLFDAAILGRIRQIPNIEIQTRQEVTDLLFHGRQVVGVKLRNRDTGEQHELNANLVVDAAGRPSKLPEWLEQHQFGRVKETIYKSDVGYATRMYTAPADWQGWPAIFVMPMPPHIRHGATFLKVENDQWLLTIGGVGSQRPPTDSAEFEAWLARMRTPLIAEITQKFTPASQVYGYAKTENRWVHYEQLPVMPAGLIAIADSVCALNPIYGQGITNTAMSTQVLAKHLQREGIGSAPWALSFQKALARRNKAGWLTTISEDSRLADTPTYRPILPIRVLQWYSDKVNLAAAGNRAATNAMVGAIHMIGSAASLFTPKVLLAASRFFRSQPPSSVPAAPNK; translated from the coding sequence ATGAGACGAGACCATGCGATTGTGATCGGGGCCAGCATCGGTGGATTATTGAGTGCCCGCGTGTTGAGTGATGTGTATGCCAAAGTGACGATTTTGGAGCGCGATACGTTGCCCGATGGGGTGCAATTTCGGGCAGGCGTGCCGCAAGGTCGCCAATTGCACTTGCTGCTGATGCGCGGCTTGCTCGAATTAGAAAAACTGTTCCCCAAATTGCGCGAAGATATGAAGGCGCTTGGCGGCAACGAGCTGGATCTGATGAACGATTGCCGCTATTTATTTGCGGCAGGCTGGGCCGAACCACGACCCTCGGATTATCGCAGCATCATCGCCACCCGCCCCTTGTTCGATGCAGCGATTCTTGGGCGGATTCGCCAAATTCCCAATATTGAAATTCAAACTCGCCAAGAAGTGACGGATTTGCTCTTTCACGGGCGGCAAGTTGTCGGGGTCAAGCTGCGCAATCGTGATACTGGCGAGCAGCATGAACTTAACGCCAACTTGGTTGTCGATGCGGCTGGCCGCCCATCCAAGCTGCCCGAATGGCTAGAACAACATCAATTTGGGCGCGTCAAAGAGACCATTTACAAATCGGATGTGGGTTATGCCACCAGAATGTACACCGCGCCAGCCGATTGGCAAGGCTGGCCAGCGATCTTTGTGATGCCGATGCCGCCGCATATTCGCCATGGTGCAACCTTCCTTAAAGTTGAAAACGATCAATGGCTCTTGACGATTGGCGGAGTTGGCAGCCAGCGCCCACCAACCGATAGCGCTGAGTTTGAGGCTTGGCTGGCGCGGATGCGCACACCATTGATTGCTGAAATTACCCAGAAATTTACGCCTGCCAGCCAAGTGTATGGCTATGCCAAAACCGAAAATCGTTGGGTGCATTACGAACAACTACCCGTTATGCCCGCTGGCCTGATTGCTATTGCCGATAGCGTGTGTGCCTTGAATCCAATTTATGGCCAAGGCATCACCAATACTGCCATGAGCACGCAGGTTTTGGCCAAGCATTTGCAACGCGAAGGCATTGGCAGCGCACCTTGGGCCTTGAGTTTCCAAAAAGCCTTGGCACGCCGCAACAAAGCGGGCTGGCTCACCACCATCAGCGAAGATTCACGGCTGGCTGATACGCCAACCTATCGCCCAATCTTGCCGATTCGCGTGCTGCAATGGTATAGCGATAAAGTGAATTTGGCGGCGGCGGGCAATCGGGCTGCTACCAACGCAATGGTTGGTGCGATTCATATGATTGGCTCAGCTGCGAGCTTATTTACGCCCAAAGTATTGCTTGCCGCCTCGCGCTTTTTCCGTTCACAACCGCCAAGCAGTGTGCCAGCAGCACCCAATAAATAA
- a CDS encoding FAD-dependent monooxygenase has translation MLQDHAIVIGASISGLITAHMLSHHYGRVSVLERDSLPEAGDFRAGVPQGRHVHLLLIRGARELETLFPGINQELQALGAQAVDMINDCRYYLKNGWTVPQPTELKTLSATRPLFDWAIRRRLLQNPKIQFLAQHDALNLIGNSRHIQGVQVRNRQDGSEQSLHADLVVDASGRNSKLAEWLGELGCGKVSETVLDAKLGYTSRLYAKPEGWKEWKGLFVMQQPPTIPKGAILLEVEGNRWIVTGGGVNHAKPPTDEAGFMQWLRELPSPILADLLSKSQPLSPTSGYGRTENRQRHYERMHLPAGVIALGDAVCAFNPVYGQGISTATLGAILLGTHLKEQDRGSAAWGQRFQQALAKNNQFPWEMASGEDSRYDSSFKRPFFSKLIAPYFDQINQASLNSNVVFTQFIKTIHLIDNPNALFHPRVFIPVLLSKIRPKYSDAVPNLPLQVNV, from the coding sequence ATGCTACAAGATCATGCAATTGTGATTGGAGCCAGTATCAGCGGCTTGATTACCGCTCATATGCTGAGCCACCATTATGGTCGAGTCAGTGTGCTCGAACGTGATAGCTTGCCCGAGGCTGGCGATTTTCGCGCGGGCGTGCCCCAAGGTCGCCATGTGCATTTGTTGCTGATTCGCGGCGCACGTGAGCTGGAAACGCTTTTTCCAGGCATCAACCAAGAACTGCAAGCTCTTGGGGCACAAGCCGTCGATATGATCAACGATTGTCGCTATTACCTCAAAAATGGCTGGACAGTACCTCAGCCAACCGAATTGAAAACGCTCTCGGCAACTCGCCCTTTGTTTGATTGGGCAATTCGGCGGCGCTTATTGCAAAACCCCAAGATTCAGTTTTTGGCCCAACACGATGCCCTGAATCTGATTGGCAATAGCCGTCATATTCAAGGGGTGCAGGTGCGCAATCGCCAAGATGGCAGCGAACAGAGCTTGCATGCTGATCTGGTTGTCGATGCCAGCGGGCGCAATTCCAAATTGGCGGAATGGTTGGGCGAGCTTGGTTGTGGCAAAGTTAGCGAAACTGTGCTTGATGCCAAACTTGGCTATACTTCGCGGCTCTATGCCAAGCCCGAAGGTTGGAAAGAATGGAAAGGCCTGTTTGTGATGCAACAGCCGCCGACCATTCCCAAAGGTGCGATTTTGCTCGAAGTTGAGGGCAATCGCTGGATTGTGACTGGCGGTGGGGTCAATCATGCCAAGCCACCAACCGATGAAGCTGGTTTTATGCAATGGCTGCGCGAATTGCCCTCGCCAATTTTGGCCGATTTATTGAGTAAATCGCAGCCGCTTAGCCCAACCAGTGGCTATGGTCGTACCGAAAATCGCCAACGCCACTACGAGCGTATGCACCTGCCAGCCGGAGTAATTGCCTTGGGTGATGCCGTTTGTGCCTTTAATCCGGTGTATGGGCAAGGTATTAGCACCGCCACCTTGGGGGCAATCTTGCTTGGTACACATTTAAAAGAGCAAGATCGTGGCTCGGCAGCATGGGGCCAGCGGTTCCAACAAGCCTTAGCCAAGAACAATCAATTCCCTTGGGAAATGGCGAGCGGCGAGGATTCGCGTTATGATTCATCATTCAAACGCCCATTTTTCAGCAAGCTGATTGCGCCCTATTTTGATCAAATTAATCAGGCCAGTTTGAATAGCAACGTGGTGTTCACTCAATTTATTAAAACGATTCACCTGATCGACAATCCGAATGCATTGTTTCATCCACGGGTGTTTATCCCCGTGCTGCTGAGCAAAATTCGGCCTAAATATTCTGATGCAGTGCCAAACTTGCCTTTGCAGGTCAACGTATAG
- a CDS encoding long-chain fatty acid--CoA ligase → MNEIETLDFEIRALMKAGVRPIDPDDDSLFNDLALRTFRYQWQHNLVYQRYCERRMLSPERVKHWSEIPAVPTTAFKHLPLTTFPPEEAQAIYRTSGTTQGSEQRGTHYIRDRSLYEASLRPNLAYHLFPDAKRLPIYVLFWHPNELPQSSLAHMISDAVEQHGTAESRYVFSAAGLDSASLAESLDAAVATNTSVCLMGVMYTFVYFLDWCAEHGKRWQLPKGSRLMDTGGSKGKVREIARNDLYALYSEVLGIPSTMCVNEYGMTELGSQFYDCSLHSAYLREWQPRHKVIVPWVRTQIVDPTTFAPLPAGQTGLLRHLDLANLYSVLALQTEDLGVVVADGFEVLGRASGAELRGCSLAVEDVLAARRNGNG, encoded by the coding sequence ATGAACGAAATTGAAACGCTCGATTTTGAAATTCGGGCTTTGATGAAGGCGGGTGTTCGCCCGATTGACCCCGATGACGATAGTTTGTTTAATGATTTAGCCTTGCGCACGTTTCGCTATCAATGGCAACATAATCTGGTGTATCAGCGCTATTGCGAACGGCGGATGCTCAGCCCTGAGCGCGTAAAGCATTGGTCGGAGATTCCGGCTGTGCCAACCACGGCCTTCAAGCATCTGCCATTAACGACCTTCCCGCCTGAAGAAGCCCAGGCGATTTATCGCACCAGCGGTACAACTCAAGGCAGCGAACAACGCGGCACGCACTATATTCGCGATCGCTCGTTGTATGAAGCGTCGTTACGGCCAAATTTAGCCTATCATCTGTTTCCCGATGCTAAACGCCTGCCAATCTATGTGCTTTTCTGGCATCCCAATGAGCTACCACAATCGTCGCTAGCGCATATGATCAGCGATGCGGTTGAGCAGCATGGCACAGCTGAAAGCCGCTATGTGTTTAGCGCAGCTGGTTTGGATTCAGCCAGCCTCGCCGAGTCGCTTGATGCAGCGGTTGCCACCAATACTTCGGTGTGTTTGATGGGCGTAATGTATACCTTCGTCTATTTTTTAGATTGGTGCGCCGAGCATGGCAAGCGTTGGCAATTGCCCAAAGGTAGCCGTTTGATGGATACGGGCGGCTCCAAAGGCAAAGTGCGCGAAATTGCCCGCAACGATCTTTATGCGCTCTACAGCGAAGTTTTGGGTATTCCATCGACCATGTGTGTCAATGAATATGGTATGACCGAGTTGGGCAGTCAATTCTACGATTGCTCGTTACACTCGGCCTACCTGCGCGAATGGCAACCACGCCATAAGGTGATTGTACCTTGGGTTCGCACCCAGATCGTCGATCCAACCACCTTTGCGCCATTGCCTGCTGGCCAAACTGGGCTATTACGCCACCTTGATTTGGCCAATCTCTACTCGGTACTCGCTTTGCAAACCGAAGATTTAGGCGTGGTTGTGGCTGATGGGTTTGAGGTGCTTGGTCGGGCCAGCGGCGCAGAATTGCGCGGTTGTTCGCTGGCGGTTGAAGATGTTCTCGCCGCTCGCCGGAATGGCAACGGCTAA